GCCCACGGGAGGTCGCGGTTGAACTGGGTGTGAAACTGCAGCAGCGGCTTGGTGAGCGCCGACAGTCCGCGAACCCACATCTTGGCGGGGGAGAAGGTGTGCATCCAGGTGATCACCCCGCCGCAGCCCGGATCCGCCGTGGCCGCTTCGAGCGTCACGGAAATGTCATCGGCGGTGGTGACCGTAGGCTTCCACACCAGCGGATAGGGCAGCGCGCCGCCGCGATTCAGGCCGTCCACCATGGCGCGGCTGTCGCGCGCGACGCGGTCCAGTGTGTCCGCGCCGTAGAGGTGCTGGCTGCCGGTGACGAACCAGAATTGCAGATGGGGCTTGCTGACGATCACGCGGTGAGCCTAGCACGTACGAAGTAAACGGCCGGAGTGACGGAGGAGTCTAACCAGGATGAGCGGCGGTGGCCTCGGGCCCCAAGTGCGGGTGCCCGGATCGCTCGCATTACTCCTCCCGTCCGTCGCCGCCGCTCGTCCATCGGGTTCAGCCGATCGCGTTACTTCAGGCGATCGCGGATCTTCTCCACACCCGCCGTGGCGCAGGCTTCGTCCGCCGCCGGCCCGTTTGGCCCTGACACGGCAATCGCTGCCACGATCTCGTCGCCGATCCTGATCGGCAATCCGCCGGCAAACGTAATGAGACTGGCGTCCCCCTCGATCGGCGGCGCGCCACGTCCCTGCGGTCCGACCTGCGCTCCGAACTGGCCGGACGACATACCTTTCTTGATCACCGTGTAGGCCTTCCGCCGTGCGAACTCGATCAAATTCGCGCGGCTGCCGTCGCTGACCAGGATCACCTTGGGATTCGACCCGGTGTCCATCACTTCGACGACCGCCGGACCGGCCGGTTGACAGCTCGCAAGCGCAGCCTGCGCCGCCTCGAGCGCCAGCGGGTAAGGAAGAATTTTCACCGTCGTCGTGCCGGCCTGCAGCCAGCCGAACAGCAGGAGTATGGAATATGTGATGCGCATCGGGTTGGGGCAGAGCGTACACTAAACATCGTGATCGCCCGACTCAGAACTGTAAGGGTGTGGACGGCCGGCGACCTGCGCGGGCCGGAAAACGGGTTGGGGGCGCGCGGCCCGGTGCTTGCGTGCGCGGTCGGCATGTTCAAGTTTCGCCGAAGCTTCGCGTGGATGGCGATCGCTGCCGTGTTCGTTCTATCCGGGCCCGACATGATGTCGGCCGGCGGCGCCGACGTGGTCACGTATCACAACGACGTGGCACGTACCGGCCGGAACCTCAACGAGACCACGCTGGCGCCGGCGACGGTGAACGCGACCAACTTCGGCAAGCAGACATTCTTCAACACCGACGGCAAGGTCGACGCGCAGCCGCTTCATTTGAGCGGCGTGTCGATTCCAGGGCTCGGCGCCCGCAATGTCATCTACGTCGCGACCGAACACGACTCGGTCTATGCCTTCGACACCGCGTCGGGCGCGACGTTGTGGTCCGTGTCGCTGCTCGGCGCTGGCGAGACGACCAGTGATGCGCGCGGCTGCTCGCAGGTGACCCCGGAGATCGGCATCACGTCGACGCCGGTGATCGATCGGACGCGGGGACCCAACGGTGCAATCTACGTGATCGCGATGTCGAAGACGTCGGCCGGCGGCTACGTCCAGCGGCTGCACGCGCTCGACGTGGTGCTCGGCACGGAGCTGTTCGGCGGCCCGCAGACGGTCCAGGCCACGTATCCGGGATCAGGCGCGGGCAGCTCTGGAGGAGTGGTCCCCTTCGATCCCAAGCAGTACGAAGAACGCGCGGGCCTGCTCGAGGTGAATGGACGGATCGTCACCGTCTGGACGTCCCACTGCGACATCGATCCCTACACCGGCTGGGTGATGGCTTTCGATCCGGCCACGCTGGCCGGAACGGCTGTCCTCAACCTCACCCCCAACGGATCACGAGGCGGTTTGTGGATGGCGGGCGCCGGCCCGGCGGCGGATCCGCTCGGCAATGTCTACGTGCTCGACGGCAACGGCACGTTCGACACCACCCTCAACGGCGCCGGATTCCCGGGCAGCGGCGATTTCGGCAACGCCTTCATCAAGCTGGCGACGGCGGGCGGACTGTCTGTCGCCGACTATTTCGCGACGTTCGACACCGTGTCGGCCTCGAACGCCGACACCGATCTCGGCTCCGGCGGCGCGATGGTGTTTCCGGATCTCGTCGACGTCAACGGCGTCACGCGCCATCTGGCGGTCGGTGCCGGCAAGGACGGCCACATCTACGTCGTCGATCGCGACGCGATGGGCAAATGGAATGCGTCGGCGAACCAGAACTATCAGGACATCGCCGGCGCGCTGGGCGGATCCGTCTTCTCGATGCCCGCCTACTTCAGCAACACCCTCTATTACGGCGCCAGCGGCGCCAAGCTGAAGGCGTTTCCGATCGTCAACGCTCGAGTGGGTGCGACCGCGTCCTCGAGCACGGCGGTCTCGTTCGCGTATCCGGGCACCACGCCTGGCGTGTCGGCGTCCGGGTCGGTGAACGCCATCGTCTGGGCCGTCGAGAACAAGAATCCCGCGGTCCTGCATGCCTACGACGCGGCGAATCTGGCACTCGAGTTGTACAACTCCACCCAGGCGGCCGGCGGCCGCGACGGCTTCGGGGCCGGCAACAAGTTCATCACCCCGACGATCGTGAACGGCCACGTCTACGTCGGCACGCCGACCGGCGTCGCCGCGTTCGGCATGCTCAACTCGGTGCCGAGCGCGCCGACGAACCTGCGCATCATCCGGTAACCCCGGCGTCGCGCAGCAGCGCCGCGAGTCCGTCGAGCGTGCGCTCCACGTCCGGCGCGGCCGGCGGCGGCGTCCATGTGAGCGGCGTACCCGCCTCGATCAGCAGCCGGGCCGCGG
Above is a genomic segment from Vicinamibacterales bacterium containing:
- a CDS encoding heme-binding protein, coding for MRITYSILLLFGWLQAGTTTVKILPYPLALEAAQAALASCQPAGPAVVEVMDTGSNPKVILVSDGSRANLIEFARRKAYTVIKKGMSSGQFGAQVGPQGRGAPPIEGDASLITFAGGLPIRIGDEIVAAIAVSGPNGPAADEACATAGVEKIRDRLK